AGCAGGATGACAAGCGCCACCAGGAACGAGGCGCTGACGACCTCTGTCGGCCTCATCTTGCCCGACCTCCCATCAAATACCAGCACACGCAGCAATGCCGGGACTTACGTCCTCCGGCAACGCGCCCGCGTTTCAGGTTCTTGCTCTTTGAGACTCCCTGACGGTCAGTCCAGTTCCGCCAAGATGTCGCTGATGTACTTCGTGTCAATGGCAAGCTGGTGAATGATAGATTCCGCGGGCATGCGGCTGTACTCGCAGTGGAAGCTGATCGGCCCGTCGAAGTTCATCTGCTTCAGGAGCTTCATCACCAGCGGGAAGTCGCCAAAACCCATACCCAGTGGCCAGACGTCAATGCGCCAGACGGCATCATTGCCCTGCATGAACTTCTGCTTCACCAGGTCCTTGAAGGCTATGGCGCAGATGTAGTCCTTCACGATGTCCAACGCCATCTCGTAGGGCTCGCCTACGATGGACAGGTGGCCGACATCGGTGAAGACACCCACGAGTGCGGGGTCAAAGCCCTTCACGATATTCATGACGGAAGACGAATTCAGGCCCATGGTCTTGCCCGAATGGTTGTGGATCACGGGCTTCACGCCGGTCTTCTCGGCCAGCCTGGCGAAGCCCTCAAGTCGGGTGCGGCACCGGTCGATGGTTGCCCAGTAGCCGCCTTCTTCCACATACCAGTAGCCGAGTTTGACGAACTTGACGCCCGCTTCCGCACAGGCTTCGAACAGGGGCTCAGCGTAGTCCATTCCGGCGTCCGTGAAATCGCCCGGCGTGGTGATGAGCGGGATACAGAGGCCTTCGTCGGCGAAACGCTTCGCGGCCTCGGGCAGCGCGGTCTTTGCATTCTCGGGATTGACGGGGTAGCCGGGCCGGACGCAGAGGTCGGCTCCCTGCACGCCGCCGCGCTTCAGGCCGTCGATGATCTGAGACAGGTCCCATCCCTCGAGGTGCTTGGTGAACATGATCCAGGGTTTCACGGTTCGGTCTCCTTTCGGTATGCACCAGGGCTCACGGAACGCGAGCCCGAGGATTGCCGGAGGGCATTTCGCCGCGGCGCGACCGACACCTGCGGGCTCCGGGCATGGGAAGGGACCCGTGGACCGGCGTCGAAATACCATACGAAAGGGTTACTGTTTCGCCGGGAGGCCTGTGCTGTGAGGGACGCCATTGTCATGTGGCGCAGCACAAAGCTGGCGGTGCTGTCTGCCCTGTGTGCTGCCTTCTATGCCGCACTGCTCATCCCGTTCAAGGCGATTCCGCTCATACCTGGGCTCACCGAACTGCGTCCGGGGAACGTGGTGCCCGTCGTTGCCGGTGTTCTCTTCGGGCCGGCGGCAGCGTGGGGTTGCGCGGTGGGCAACTTGATCGGCGACTTTTTCGGCACGATCGGTCCCGGCAGCTTTTTCGGGTTCATCGGCAACTTCCTGTATGCCTACGTGCCGTACCGCCTTTGGCGGCTGATCATGGGTGGGCGTCCGGCAACGGGCGCGCCGGGGCAGGCTCCCGTCTTCCTGCTCGTGGCCGTGCTGGGGGGCATGGCCTGCGCGGTGGTGATCGGCTGGGGCGTTGATCTGCTGGGCCTCGTGCCGTACCAGGTGCTTACCGCGGTCATCACGCTGAATAACTCCGCGGCTTCCATCCTGCTGGGCCTCCTCTTGCTGCCGCTGGTGTACCCCCGAGCGCGCCGCTGGGGTCTTCTGTATGAGGACCTCATGCGGCCCGAGGATTACCGCGAGGGACCGCTGGCGCCGGTTGGGGCGCTTCTTGTGATCGCGGGTGCGGTCGGCGGCGCAGCGCTGGCACTGGTTATGTTTCTCGGCGGCGAGCAGGGCCCCCTCGCGGCAATGGCTGAATCCGGCGTGACCGTGAAAGGGCTGGGGCTGCTTTCGGCAGCGATGGTGCTGGTAGGAAGCGGTCTGTTCACCCGCATCGGACGCAGAGCTGAGGACTTGGACGTCGTCGAGGTGGACGACCTTGCGCAAGTGCCCAGGACCGGCCCCGCGATCCAGGTGGAAAGTCTCCGGTTCGCTTATCCCTTGTCGGACGCCCCTGCACTTCAGGACGTCAGCATCACCCAGGAACGCGGCGAACTGCGGATGTTGATGGGCGCTACGGGCTCGGGGAAGTCCACTCTCTGCAAATGCCTCAATGGCGTAATCCCTGAGCTTCAGACTGGCGACTTCGGCGGCACGGTGAGGCTCTTCGGACGAGACATCCGCGGCTTGCCGGTGTATGCCCTCGCGCCCCTCGTCGGCCAGGTGTTTCAGGACTTCGAGAGCCAGTTGCTGACCACAAGCGCCGAGCTTGAGGTGGCGTTCCCCCTGGAGAACATGGGCACGCCCGTGGATGAGATGGCCCGGCGCGTCCGGCAGGCACTGGAGAGCGTGGACATGTGGGAATTGAGGGACCGGGAGCCCCACCTGCTCTCCGGCGGCGAAAAGCAGCGTCTGGCTCTTGCTGCGGCGCTGGTGAACGAGCCGCCGATCGTGGTCCTGGACGAGCCAACGACCGATCTTGACCCACAGGGGAAACGCGAACTGCTGGATCAGTGCCGGCGCCTGCGAAACGAAGGCCGCACGCTTGTGGTTGCCGAGCACGAGACCGACCTGGCCCTGGGAGCCGACCATCTCACGGTCCTGCAGGACGGTCGCGTTGCTTTCGACGGCAAGCCCCAGGAGCTTCTTTCTGACCCGGCGCGCAGCCAGTCGCTGGGCCTGCGTCCGCTCGACATCCCACGGCTCTTCGCGGAACTTGGGCGGCCGGAGCGGCCGCTGAGCATAGATGACGCCGCTGATTTGCTGAAGACCGAGACCTGCGACCAGCAGCGTTGGGATGACATTGCCACGCCCTGGATGGCCGAAGCCTACCGGGCCAATGACGGGTCGCTGGACAGACCGGTCCTCAGCGTGCAGGGCCTGCAGCATGTCTATGCCGACGGGGTCGAGGCGATCCGCAATGTGTCGTTCGACGTTCACGCAGGGGAGTTTGTGGCGATCCTCGGCGAGAACGGGTCCGGGAAGACCACCCTGGCCAAGCACCTGAACGGTCTGCTCAAGCCTACTCAGGGGCGCGTGCTGGTGGGGGGTCGGGACACGAAAGGGCTCACACCCGCCGGACTCGCGCAGACAATTGGCTACTTGTTCCAGGACCCGGACCACCAGATCTTCGCGGACACGGTCTGGGACGAAGTGGCCTTCGGACCCCGCAATGTGGGCCTGGAGCCCGACATTGTGGAACGCCGGGTAGCCGGGGCGCTGGAGACCGTGGGCCTTTCGGACCAGGCCGCTGATGACCCGTTCCTTCTGACGAAGGGGGAGCGCCAACTCGTGGCGTTGGCATCGATTCTTGCGCTGAAGCCGCAGGTGATCGTATTCGACGAACCCACCACCGGCCTGGACGGCCCCAGGCAGGAGCAGATGATGGACGCGCTGCGCGCGCTCAATGAGAAGGGACACACCATCATCGTCATTACCCATTGCAATTGGGCCGCCGCCGAATACGCGCACCGGGCGATTGTGATGCAGGACGGGGAGCTTGTGGCGGACGCGCCGGTGCGGGATGTTTTCGGCGACAGCGCATTGCTGGCGCGCTCAGGGCAGAGCCCGCCGCTCATCACGGAGCTTGCAATGCGGGTTTGGGGCAAACCGATGCTATCCGTGGATGAGGCCGTCTACTGCCTGCGGGCAGGTGATGGCAAATGACCTCGCGCTTCCTGTACAAAGACGGCAACAGCATCATCCATCGCCTGCATCCGAACACGAAGCTGGTGGCCCTGGCGCTTCTGTTCGCGGCAACACTGGCCTTCAACCACCCGGTGTACGAAGCGGGGATGGTCATTGTCGGCATCGTGCTCATTGCGATTGCGGGTGCACTGGACAACCTGCGGCGCAGCCTCAGGTTTTTCACGTTGATCTTCGTGGTCAGCTCTCTACTGTGGATCTTCTTCGTGCGAGACATCGCAAATCCAACCGTGGTCTTGAGCCTGGAACCTGCGCTGGTGGAGCGCGGCACAACTGCCTATGACCTGGTCATTGTCATAATCTTCGCGGGCCTGCTGGCCCTGGCGATTACTGTGCTCTCGCTGATACAGATCGTCTTCCGCGATGCGAGCCTGACGAAGGTGGGCGGGTGGTGGTATGCGGCGTTCTGGGGGCTGCTGACACTGGGCGCATACCTGGCGTATCGCGGCCCCGCGCTGTTCGCGCAACTATGGCTCTGGTACCTGGTGGCGTTCGCATGGTTCGTCGCGGCCACTGCAGTGGTGATGCGGCGGATGCAGACCCCGTACGCTTTGGCCGTCTGGCTTGGGCTTGCGGGGGCGGCCGCTGGTCTGTATCTCGGCATCGACGGGTTCCTGGTGCACCTGCATACCGAAGGAACCAGCTTCTACTGGGGGCCCACAGTCAGCATCTCGAAGCAGGCGCTGCTATATGGCCCCGCCATGGGCCTGCGCATTGTGGCGTTCTTGTTGTTCGGACTTGTGTTCATCTCAACCACATCGCCCGAGCAGCTCACCCAGGCCCTGCGCTCTTCGGGGATGGGTCTTGCTCCGTCGGTGGCGCTATCCCTCGCTTTCCGGCTTGTCCCGTTCTTCGCCTACACCGCACGAACCGTCATGCAGGCCCAGCGGGCGCGGGGGCTTGACCTTGACTCCGGCGGGCCCCTGCACCGGTTCCGGAAGTCGCTGCCGGCGGTGGTGCCCACGCTGGGCTATGCTCTGCGCAGCGCGGATGATCTCACTCGCGCCCTGGAGACGCGGGGGATGGGTGCGCGGAAAAGACGCACCGAATACCGTCACCTGGAGCAGGGGAAAAGAGACATTGTGGCGCTTGCGATCGTGGCCGCTTTCGCCCTGGCCTGCATCGCGGCCCGTGTCACCCTCAACGTGGGGGAACTTCTGCCCAGACTGTAGGCCACGCGATATTCTGACGCCTGCCGGTCCCTAGCGGGCGGCTGGCGCATCGCTGTGCATCAAGACACTCCGTGATTCACGGATATATCGGAAGGAGAAGTCAGATGGCGAACCTGTACGGGAAACATTGGACCAAGGCCGAATTGCTCCAGCACGTAGGTGACATTGAGCAGATTGCGGGGGCGCAGAAGGTGCTTCTGGATGACGGGAACACGGCCGGGTGTGAGGCAATCGAGTTCAGGACCGGTGCGGGGCTGAGGTTCCGGGTCTTGCCGGGGCGCGGTATGGACATTTCCGCATGTGACTTCAACGGCGAGTCGCTGGCGTGGATGTCTCACACCGGCGAGGTGGCGTCTCCGTACTTCGACCCGCAGGGCCTGAACTGGCTGCGCAGTTTCTACGGAGGCTTGCTGCTGACCTGCGGCATGAGTTGGGCCGGCGCGCCCTGCGTGGACCCGGCGGAGGGTGGGCCTGAGGGCTACCCGGCCATGCTCGAGGACGGCTCCTGGAGCCAAACCGGGGGCATCGGACTGCATGGTCGAGTCTCGCACATCCCGGCAAAGAACGTGTGTGTGGACAGCGAGTGGATTGGTGACGACTACGTCTTCTGGGCACAGGGCAGGGTGCGGGAAGCGCAGGTCTTCAAGGCAAACCTGCTCCTCACCCGGCGCATCACCGCGAAGCTGGGCGAGAACAAGATCTGGCTGAATGACCGCGTGGAGAACCTGGGGTACGAGAAGCAGGAGCACATGTTCCTGTACCACTGCAATCTGGGTTTCCCACTGCTGCAGGAGGGGGCGAAGTACGTCATCAATTCTCGCGAGACCACGCCGCGGGATGCCGACGCGGAAGCGCAGCTCGACCGCTGGAGCCAGTGGCCCGCGCCGACGCCGCATCAGCCGGAGATGTGCTACTACCATGATGTCGCCACCGATGAGAACGGGATCGCGACGGTGGCTTTCGTAAACCGTGACATCGCCGGCGGTCGGGGACTTGGCCTGTACATCAGCTATGAGAAAGCGACCATGCCGTACTTCACCCAGTGGAAGATGCCAGCCCAGGGGCACTACGTGACCGGCCTGGAGCCCGCGAACTGCAAGGTCCAGGGCCGCAAGATGTACCGGGACAATGGAACGCTGGTGTACCTGGAGCCGGGCGAAGTCGTGGAGTACAACACCGAGTTCGGAGTGCTTACCAGCCAGGCGGAGATTGACGAAATCGAGGCGCAGATCGCTGCGCTCAAGTAGGAGCGGCCCAGCCGCTTCGTGAAGGGAAGCGGTCAGGATGGCGAGGCACACACGATCGGCCCTGCTCTGTTTGCTTTTCCTTGCAGTCTGCGGCTCGGCACTGCCGCAGACTGCCGGCAGGATCACAGAAGTGCGTGTGTACCAGGGACAAGCTTTGGTCACGCGCGAGGTCCAGTTTGAGGCCGTCGCGGGGAGCCAGGAAATCACGGTCACAAGCCTGCCCGAACGGGTCGTGCCGGGTTCCCTGTATGCCACGGGCGGTGACAGCGTCTCGGTGCGAGCAGTCCGGTTCCGAAGTACCGCGGTGTCCGAAGAACCCAGGCCGGAAGTGCGCGAGCTTGATGCGAAGATCAAAGAGCAGATGGCCGCTCAGCGTCGAGCCGAGAGCGAATCGAAGGTCCTCGCCAGTCGCGCGGAGTTCCTGGACAGACTCGGCCAATTCACGGCCGCCAAGTTCGAGAAAGATGCGGCCCAGGCAGTCCTGAACCCAGAGTCGGTCGAGAAGACCGCGACCTTCATCTTCCAGCAGAGAGATGAAGTCGCGGCCAGGGCGCTGGAGCTTCAGGAACGGAAAGTGGCCATCGAGGAAACGCTGGCGCTCCTCCAGCGTCAGCGCGCGGAACTCACCCGGGGCGGCGCAAACGTGCAACGCGACGCGGTGATCTTCGTGGACGCGGCGCAGGCCGGGCCTTCCGTGCTGCACCTGAGTTACCTCGTCGATGGCGTCGGATGGACCCCCGCTTACAGCGCCCGGCTCAGCAAGGAACGGGACAAGGTGGCGCTGGAGTATCACGCGGCGCTCACCCAGATGAGCGGCGAGGACTGGAACTCGGTGGCCCTGACACTCTCCACCAGCCACCCAAAGATGCTGGCTTCCGCGCCCATCTTGTCGCCACTTCGCATAGCGCTCGTGAGCCGTCAGGAGCAGCAGCGGCAGGAAGCGGATGCCGTCACCAGCTACACCGAAAAGACCCGTGAACTGCAGCGGCAGATTCGCGGGCCGGTGGGAGCCAAGGGCGACACCGGACCGGCGGGGCCTCCGGGCCCAACAGGCGAGCGGGGACCGGTGGGCGCGGGCATGCCGGGGATGATGGGTGCGCCGGGCGGCATGGGGCAGGCCGCGCCGCCTGCGCAGCTTGCCATGCCCTCGGCCGATGACGAATACCTGAACGCCAACCTGTTCGCCGCGCAGCTGCAGAACGTGGAACTCACCGCGCCCGATGAAGTCGTACGGCTGTCGCGGGCCATTGGTGGAGCGACCGAGGGCCTGGCGGTTGATTACCCCATCGAGGGGGCTGTGAGCATTCAGAGCCGGCGAGACCAGCAGATGTTCCTTATCGCCAGGCTGGACTTGAAGGCCGAGTTCAACTACACCGCGGTCCCCCTGCTCACGGACTACGTCTACCGCGCGGCCGAATGTGTCAACAGCAGTGACCTGGCGCTTCTCGCGGGTCCTTACAATGCCTACGTTGACGGCGCCTTCTCGGGCCGGGGCGAGATCCCGCTGGTGGCAAGCGGGCAGAACTTCACCATCGGATTCGGCACCGAGACCCGCCTGCGAGCTTCCCGCGAGTTCCTCGAGAAAACGACGAGCACCCGGGGCGGCAACCAGATCGTGCAGTACAAGTATCGCCTTGCATTGCAGAATTACATGACCGAGCCCGCTACGGTGCGCCTTTGGGACCGCCTTCCGCAGGCCCCTGACAACCAGGTGACAGTCCAGCTGGTGGACCCGCAGCCGCCGCTGGCCACGGACCCGCTCTATCTGGCCCAGCAGCGCCCGCGCGGACTGCTGCGCTGGGATGTCCAGGTTCCGGCGGGTGCGTCCGGTGCGAAGGCGTACAGCTTCGAGTACCAGTTCCAGATCGAGCACGACCGCAGCTATGACATCGGCGATCTGCCCTCGAGCGTCGCCGAGACCATGCGGCGCGATCTGGCGGTCATGAAGAGCATCGAAGCAGGACAGATGATGATGCAGTGACGAGTGGTCGAGACTCGGATGGGCCTGCCGGCCTCTTGCCCCGCCTCTACCGGAGTGATATCATCATGCTATCACCCGTTGAGAGGTGGTGGAAACGATGCCTCAGGTTCTCATAAGGGGACTATCCACGGAGACGATTGACCGGTTGAAGGCGCGAGCTCAGGCAAAGGGCCGCTCGCTGCAGGCTGAATTGCGGGAAGTTCTGGAACGGTCTGCCGAGTCCGATTGGGAGGCAGCCGATGCTGCTCTTGCCCGTGCAGAGGCAGCTGTGGGCGGCCACGTGTTCACTGACAGCACCTTGCTGATCAGAGAGGACCGGAACCGGTGAGTGGGATCCGTCGTCCTGTGGTCGTTGACGCCAGCGTGGCGATCAAATGGGTGCTCACTGAGAGCGATTCGGATGCCGCCCGGTCTCTCGTGAAACGGCGCGTGGAGATGGCGGCGCCGGCGTCGCTGCGCGTTGAGACGGCAAACGTCCTTTGGAGGCGGGTGCAGCGTAAGGAGCTCACGCTCGAGCAGGCACTGCTGTGCTGGGATGCGCTGTCGAGAATCCCAATGGACTTGCACCCGATCGAAGGACTGGTTCAACGCGCCCTGGAGCACGCAGCCGCCAGCGAACGCACGGTCTATGATTGCCTGTATGTTGCGCTGGCCGAGAGACTGGGTGTCTGTCTGGTGACTGCGGACGAGAGCTTCCACAAAGCGCTCCTCAGCACGCCCGGTGTACCGCGTGTCCTGCTGCCTGGCGAGGCCGCTGAGTTGCTTGCGGGTGATGGCCCGCATGATTCTCACAAATAGGCTCACACAGGAGCCCTCACATGCCATCCGACCTGCTTTCTCTTTTCGCCGACCCGCCGAAGAGTCACCGCATCCAGCCCTTCTGGTTCCTCAACCTCGACTTCAACGAGGCGGAACTGCGTCGCCAGATTGCCGAGATGGACGAGAAGGGCGTTGGTGGCGTGGTCCTGCACTGCCGCCACGGGCTCACTGTCGAGTACATGTCCGGCGAGTGGCTGGACATGATCGGCGTCTGCATTGATGAGCTGAAGAAACGGGGCATGGAGGCCTGGCTGTACGACGAGGACGACTGGCCCAGCGGCACCGTGGGCGGCAAGCTCACGCGACCGCACCCCGAGTACCGAATGCGCTACCTGCGCATTCAGGAGCTGCGCGTCCAGGGCGGGGCCACCTGGAAGACCACCCTGAAGACCGATGACAACACGGTCCTGTGTGTGCAGGCCCACCGCATCGAGCCCCGTGAAGATGGCATGGGGTTCACCGGGGAAGTCCGCGACATCACCGACCGAGTCTCCGGCGACAAGCTGCAGTGGGAAGCGCCGCCGGGGCACTGGCTGGTCGCGGTGTTCTGGATCTGCCCGGTTGCCGAACGGGTCACCTGGGACCGAGCGTACTATCTTGACACCATGAACCCCGAGGCCGTCAACCTCTTCAAGCAGATGGCCTACGAGCCCTACCTGCGGTTTGAGGAGGAGTTCGGCAAGACCATCAAGGGCATCTTTACCGATGAGCCCGGCCTCATGATCCATGACGGCTATTTCGGCGTGACCGCAATGCGCACCACGGTCCAGGATCCGCAGGGCACCTTGCCCGGGACGGTCATCGCCTGGACCCACGATTTCCTGAACCGCTTCCGCGACCTCAAGGGCTATGACCTCAAGCCGAAGCTGCTGGCGCTCCTGTATGATCTCGGACCAGATACCCGCAAGATTCGCTGCGACTATTACGACGCGCTGGTGACCTGGTACATCGAGGCCTACCACGGGAACCTGTCCGGCTGGGCCACGGAGCACGGCCTGGAGTACATCGGGCACACACTCGAGGACCCGCTTTGGGGAGCGGTGCGGTCCCAGGGGAACCAGTTGCGGGTGCTTGAGACCTTCAGCCGGCCGGGGCTTGACTACCTGGGGCACGGCGTGGGCACGCGTGAGAACCCCTTCCGCATCCTGGCCTCGAAATGCGGCGCGTCCGTGGCCCACGTTCAGGGCAAGACGCGGGTAATGTGCGAATCCTTCGGCGGAA
This portion of the Armatimonadota bacterium genome encodes:
- a CDS encoding mucoidy inhibitor MuiA family protein: MARHTRSALLCLLFLAVCGSALPQTAGRITEVRVYQGQALVTREVQFEAVAGSQEITVTSLPERVVPGSLYATGGDSVSVRAVRFRSTAVSEEPRPEVRELDAKIKEQMAAQRRAESESKVLASRAEFLDRLGQFTAAKFEKDAAQAVLNPESVEKTATFIFQQRDEVAARALELQERKVAIEETLALLQRQRAELTRGGANVQRDAVIFVDAAQAGPSVLHLSYLVDGVGWTPAYSARLSKERDKVALEYHAALTQMSGEDWNSVALTLSTSHPKMLASAPILSPLRIALVSRQEQQRQEADAVTSYTEKTRELQRQIRGPVGAKGDTGPAGPPGPTGERGPVGAGMPGMMGAPGGMGQAAPPAQLAMPSADDEYLNANLFAAQLQNVELTAPDEVVRLSRAIGGATEGLAVDYPIEGAVSIQSRRDQQMFLIARLDLKAEFNYTAVPLLTDYVYRAAECVNSSDLALLAGPYNAYVDGAFSGRGEIPLVASGQNFTIGFGTETRLRASREFLEKTTSTRGGNQIVQYKYRLALQNYMTEPATVRLWDRLPQAPDNQVTVQLVDPQPPLATDPLYLAQQRPRGLLRWDVQVPAGASGAKAYSFEYQFQIEHDRSYDIGDLPSSVAETMRRDLAVMKSIEAGQMMMQ
- a CDS encoding sugar phosphate isomerase/epimerase encodes the protein MFTKHLEGWDLSQIIDGLKRGGVQGADLCVRPGYPVNPENAKTALPEAAKRFADEGLCIPLITTPGDFTDAGMDYAEPLFEACAEAGVKFVKLGYWYVEEGGYWATIDRCRTRLEGFARLAEKTGVKPVIHNHSGKTMGLNSSSVMNIVKGFDPALVGVFTDVGHLSIVGEPYEMALDIVKDYICAIAFKDLVKQKFMQGNDAVWRIDVWPLGMGFGDFPLVMKLLKQMNFDGPISFHCEYSRMPAESIIHQLAIDTKYISDILAELD
- a CDS encoding aldose 1-epimerase family protein; its protein translation is MANLYGKHWTKAELLQHVGDIEQIAGAQKVLLDDGNTAGCEAIEFRTGAGLRFRVLPGRGMDISACDFNGESLAWMSHTGEVASPYFDPQGLNWLRSFYGGLLLTCGMSWAGAPCVDPAEGGPEGYPAMLEDGSWSQTGGIGLHGRVSHIPAKNVCVDSEWIGDDYVFWAQGRVREAQVFKANLLLTRRITAKLGENKIWLNDRVENLGYEKQEHMFLYHCNLGFPLLQEGAKYVINSRETTPRDADAEAQLDRWSQWPAPTPHQPEMCYYHDVATDENGIATVAFVNRDIAGGRGLGLYISYEKATMPYFTQWKMPAQGHYVTGLEPANCKVQGRKMYRDNGTLVYLEPGEVVEYNTEFGVLTSQAEIDEIEAQIAALK
- a CDS encoding ATP-binding cassette domain-containing protein translates to MRDAIVMWRSTKLAVLSALCAAFYAALLIPFKAIPLIPGLTELRPGNVVPVVAGVLFGPAAAWGCAVGNLIGDFFGTIGPGSFFGFIGNFLYAYVPYRLWRLIMGGRPATGAPGQAPVFLLVAVLGGMACAVVIGWGVDLLGLVPYQVLTAVITLNNSAASILLGLLLLPLVYPRARRWGLLYEDLMRPEDYREGPLAPVGALLVIAGAVGGAALALVMFLGGEQGPLAAMAESGVTVKGLGLLSAAMVLVGSGLFTRIGRRAEDLDVVEVDDLAQVPRTGPAIQVESLRFAYPLSDAPALQDVSITQERGELRMLMGATGSGKSTLCKCLNGVIPELQTGDFGGTVRLFGRDIRGLPVYALAPLVGQVFQDFESQLLTTSAELEVAFPLENMGTPVDEMARRVRQALESVDMWELRDREPHLLSGGEKQRLALAAALVNEPPIVVLDEPTTDLDPQGKRELLDQCRRLRNEGRTLVVAEHETDLALGADHLTVLQDGRVAFDGKPQELLSDPARSQSLGLRPLDIPRLFAELGRPERPLSIDDAADLLKTETCDQQRWDDIATPWMAEAYRANDGSLDRPVLSVQGLQHVYADGVEAIRNVSFDVHAGEFVAILGENGSGKTTLAKHLNGLLKPTQGRVLVGGRDTKGLTPAGLAQTIGYLFQDPDHQIFADTVWDEVAFGPRNVGLEPDIVERRVAGALETVGLSDQAADDPFLLTKGERQLVALASILALKPQVIVFDEPTTGLDGPRQEQMMDALRALNEKGHTIIVITHCNWAAAEYAHRAIVMQDGELVADAPVRDVFGDSALLARSGQSPPLITELAMRVWGKPMLSVDEAVYCLRAGDGK
- a CDS encoding type II toxin-antitoxin system VapC family toxin; amino-acid sequence: MSGIRRPVVVDASVAIKWVLTESDSDAARSLVKRRVEMAAPASLRVETANVLWRRVQRKELTLEQALLCWDALSRIPMDLHPIEGLVQRALEHAAASERTVYDCLYVALAERLGVCLVTADESFHKALLSTPGVPRVLLPGEAAELLAGDGPHDSHK